A genomic segment from Sulfitobacter mediterraneus encodes:
- the betB gene encoding betaine-aldehyde dehydrogenase, with the protein MPYDTQPKASHFINGAYVEDTNGTPIDVIYPATGEKIATVYAATPAIVEQAIESARSAQAAWAAMSGTERGRILRRAEQIMRERNHDLSVLETYDTGKPYQETSVVDATSGADALEYFGGMAATLTGEHIQLGENWVYTRREALGVCVGIGAWNYPTQIACWKGAPALACGNAMIFKPSETTPLCALKVAEILHEAGLPAGIYNVVQGMGEVGSALVTDPRVDKVSLTGSVPTGRKVYAAAAEGIKHVTMELGGKSPLIIFEDADIENAVGGAILGNFYSSGQVCSNGTRVFVHKAIKEKFLARLTERLGNAVIGDPMDPETSFGPMVSERQMNIVLGYVEKGKAEGARLVTGGAQIDREGFYMQPTVFADVTDDMVIAREEIFGPVMAVLDFEDEDEVMARANDTEFGLAAGVFTKDLTRAHRVAARFEAGTCFINSYNDAPVEAPFGGSKNSGVGRENSKAAIAHYSELKSVFVRMDDVEAPF; encoded by the coding sequence ATGCCCTATGACACACAACCCAAGGCCAGCCATTTTATCAATGGCGCCTATGTCGAAGACACAAACGGCACGCCGATTGATGTGATTTATCCCGCAACGGGGGAAAAGATTGCGACGGTCTATGCCGCGACCCCTGCCATTGTCGAACAGGCGATTGAATCGGCACGAAGCGCCCAGGCGGCATGGGCCGCGATGAGCGGGACAGAGCGCGGGCGCATTCTGCGCCGGGCCGAGCAGATCATGCGCGAGCGCAATCACGATCTGAGCGTGCTGGAGACCTATGACACCGGCAAACCCTATCAGGAAACCTCGGTGGTGGATGCCACCAGCGGGGCCGATGCGCTGGAATACTTCGGCGGCATGGCGGCCACCCTGACCGGCGAGCATATCCAGTTGGGCGAGAACTGGGTCTATACCCGCCGCGAGGCTTTGGGGGTTTGTGTGGGCATTGGCGCGTGGAATTATCCGACGCAGATTGCCTGCTGGAAGGGCGCACCGGCGCTGGCCTGCGGCAATGCGATGATCTTCAAACCCTCCGAGACCACGCCGCTTTGTGCGCTCAAGGTGGCGGAAATCCTGCACGAGGCGGGTCTGCCTGCGGGCATTTACAACGTGGTGCAAGGCATGGGCGAGGTGGGCAGTGCGCTGGTCACTGATCCGCGGGTCGACAAGGTGTCGCTGACCGGTTCCGTGCCGACGGGGCGGAAGGTGTATGCTGCCGCTGCGGAAGGCATCAAACATGTGACAATGGAACTGGGCGGCAAATCCCCACTGATCATCTTTGAGGATGCCGATATCGAGAACGCGGTTGGCGGGGCGATCCTGGGCAATTTCTACAGCTCCGGTCAGGTCTGTTCCAACGGGACGCGGGTGTTCGTGCACAAGGCGATTAAGGAAAAGTTTCTGGCCCGTCTGACGGAACGTCTGGGCAATGCGGTGATCGGTGATCCGATGGACCCTGAAACCAGCTTTGGCCCGATGGTGTCAGAGCGACAGATGAACATCGTGTTGGGCTATGTCGAAAAGGGCAAGGCTGAAGGCGCGCGGCTGGTCACGGGCGGGGCGCAGATTGACCGCGAAGGCTTTTACATGCAGCCGACGGTGTTTGCCGATGTGACCGATGACATGGTGATCGCCCGCGAAGAAATTTTTGGCCCGGTGATGGCGGTGCTGGATTTTGAGGACGAAGATGAGGTGATGGCGCGGGCCAATGACACCGAGTTTGGCCTGGCGGCGGGGGTTTTTACCAAAGATCTGACCCGTGCGCACCGCGTTGCGGCGCGGTTCGAGGCGGGCACCTGCTTTATCAATAGCTATAACGACGCGCCGGTCGAGGCGCCTTTTGGTGGCTCGAAAAACTCCGGTGTGGGGCGGGAGAACTCCAAAGCCGCGATCGCGCACTACAGCGAGTTGAAATCGGTGTTCGTGCGTATGGATGACGTGGAGGCGCCCTTTTAG
- the betC gene encoding choline-sulfatase, producing MTQPNILILMVDQLNGTFFPDGPADFLHAPNLKALAARSTRFANAYTASPLCAPGRAAFMSGQLPSDTGVYDNAAEFCSSIPTYAHHLRRAGYHTCLSGKMHFVGPDQLHGFEERLTTDIYPADFGWTPDYRKPGERIDWWYHNMGSVTGAGVAEISNQMEYDDDVAYNAVRKLYDLSRGEDGRPWCLTASFTHPHDPYVARKKYWDLYEDCEHLLPEVPAMAYEDHDPHSQRIFDANDWRSFDIKEEDIRRSRRAYFANISYLDDKIGEILKTLEDTRQEAIILFVSDHGDMLGERGLWFKMSFLEGSSRVPMMISAPQMEPGLQTTAVSNIDVCPTLCDLAGVSMDEVMAWTTGQSLVPMGQGVERTEPVAMEYAAEASYAPMVSLRYGKWKYNRCALDPDQLFDLETDPHELTNLADHPDHQGTLNSLRAKADARWDLEAYDADVRKSQARRWVVYEALREGGYYPWDYQPLRKASEQYMRNHMDLNVLEENKRFPRGE from the coding sequence ATGACACAACCAAATATTCTGATCCTGATGGTGGATCAGCTCAACGGCACATTCTTTCCCGATGGTCCGGCGGATTTCCTGCATGCGCCAAATCTCAAGGCGCTGGCGGCGCGGTCGACCCGGTTTGCCAATGCCTATACGGCCTCGCCCCTGTGTGCGCCGGGCCGGGCGGCGTTTATGTCGGGCCAGTTGCCAAGCGATACTGGCGTTTATGACAACGCCGCCGAGTTCTGTTCATCGATCCCGACCTACGCGCACCACCTGCGCCGGGCGGGCTATCACACCTGCTTGTCGGGCAAGATGCATTTTGTCGGGCCAGACCAGTTGCACGGGTTCGAGGAGCGCCTGACTACCGATATCTACCCCGCCGATTTTGGCTGGACCCCCGATTACCGCAAGCCGGGGGAACGGATTGACTGGTGGTATCACAACATGGGCTCTGTCACCGGGGCCGGGGTCGCCGAGATTTCCAACCAGATGGAATATGACGATGATGTTGCCTACAACGCGGTGCGCAAGCTTTATGATCTGTCGCGCGGTGAGGACGGGCGGCCATGGTGCCTGACGGCCAGCTTTACCCATCCGCATGACCCCTATGTGGCACGTAAGAAGTACTGGGATCTTTACGAGGATTGCGAACATCTGCTGCCTGAAGTGCCCGCGATGGCCTATGAGGATCACGATCCGCATTCGCAGCGCATCTTTGACGCGAACGACTGGCGCAGCTTTGACATCAAGGAAGAAGACATCCGCCGGTCGCGGCGGGCCTATTTTGCCAACATCAGCTATCTTGATGACAAGATTGGCGAGATCCTGAAAACGCTGGAAGACACGCGGCAAGAGGCGATCATCCTGTTTGTATCCGACCATGGCGACATGCTGGGCGAGCGGGGGCTTTGGTTCAAGATGTCTTTCCTTGAAGGATCATCGCGCGTGCCGATGATGATTTCGGCCCCGCAGATGGAGCCGGGCCTGCAAACCACCGCTGTCAGCAACATCGACGTCTGCCCGACCCTATGTGATCTCGCTGGCGTCAGCATGGACGAGGTGATGGCATGGACCACCGGCCAGTCTCTGGTGCCGATGGGCCAAGGGGTAGAGCGGACCGAGCCAGTGGCGATGGAATATGCGGCCGAGGCCAGCTATGCGCCGATGGTTTCGCTGCGCTATGGCAAGTGGAAATACAATCGCTGTGCGCTGGACCCAGATCAATTGTTCGATCTGGAGACGGACCCCCATGAGCTGACCAATCTGGCGGATCATCCTGATCATCAGGGCACGTTGAATTCGCTGCGGGCCAAGGCGGATGCCCGTTGGGATCTGGAGGCCTATGACGCCGATGTGCGCAAAAGCCAGGCCCGCCGCTGGGTGGTCTATGAGGCGCTGCGCGAGGGGGGGTATTATCCATGGGATTACCAGCCGCTCCGCAAGGCGTCCGAACAATACATGCGTAATCACATGGACCTCAACGTGCTGGAAGAAAACAAGCGCTTCCCGCGCGGTGAATGA
- the betI gene encoding choline-binding transcriptional repressor BetI — MPKVGMQPIRRSALVQATIAEIGAAHSLDVTVGQIAKRAGMSTALAHHYFGGKDQIFLAAMTHILEEYKAQVLHHLSQAETPRDRAAAIIIASFDETCFAPETVSAWMTLYASSRTSSGTQRLLRIYQRRLRSNLTHALRGASPRPEADADTIAALIDGLYLRAALSHSGTAKAALKSALTTLDLLLKAPR, encoded by the coding sequence ATGCCAAAAGTAGGAATGCAGCCCATTCGGCGCTCGGCGCTGGTACAGGCCACAATCGCCGAGATTGGCGCGGCGCATTCGCTGGACGTCACCGTGGGGCAAATTGCCAAGCGGGCAGGCATGTCCACGGCGCTGGCACACCACTATTTTGGCGGCAAGGATCAGATCTTCCTCGCCGCGATGACCCATATCCTTGAAGAATACAAAGCGCAGGTTCTGCACCATCTGTCGCAGGCCGAAACCCCCCGCGACCGGGCGGCGGCAATTATCATCGCCAGCTTTGACGAAACCTGTTTTGCACCTGAAACGGTGTCAGCCTGGATGACACTTTATGCCTCATCGCGTACCAGCAGTGGCACCCAGCGGCTTTTGCGGATCTACCAGCGCCGGTTGCGGTCCAACCTGACCCATGCCCTGCGCGGCGCATCCCCCCGTCCCGAAGCGGATGCAGATACGATAGCGGCCTTGATTGATGGTCTCTATCTTCGTGCGGCGCTGTCGCACTCCGGCACCGCCAAGGCGGCGCTCAAATCAGCCCTTACAACACTCGATCTCTTGCTTAAGGCACCTAGATGA
- a CDS encoding DMT family transporter, translated as MVTATPQRPLTGILWMLVTGLFFIAVTALVKYMGPRLPAAESAFLRYAIGLVFLLPALGALRKTNLSRRQWSLFGLRGFCHALGVILWFYAMTRIPIAEVTAMNYLAPIYVTLGAAVFLGEKLAARRIAAVCLGLMGAAIILRPGFREVSLGHLAMLFAAVVFAGSYLLAKVLADEVRPAVVVAMLSIFVTLALAPFALPVWVMPTLREVLILTAVAVFATAGHYSMTLAFAAAPVTVTQPITFLQLLWATSLGVLAFNEPVDIWVIVGGFVILGSVTFITWREAMLKRQITPNANATKL; from the coding sequence ATGGTTACTGCTACACCTCAACGCCCGCTTACCGGTATTCTTTGGATGTTGGTCACGGGGCTTTTTTTCATCGCCGTCACGGCCCTGGTCAAATATATGGGCCCGCGCCTGCCTGCGGCGGAATCGGCATTTCTGCGCTATGCCATCGGGCTGGTGTTCCTGCTGCCTGCATTGGGGGCTTTGCGGAAAACCAATCTCAGCCGGCGCCAATGGTCCTTGTTCGGGCTGCGCGGGTTTTGTCATGCGCTGGGCGTGATCTTGTGGTTCTACGCCATGACCCGCATCCCCATCGCAGAGGTCACGGCGATGAATTACCTCGCCCCGATCTATGTCACGTTGGGGGCTGCGGTGTTTCTGGGGGAAAAGCTGGCGGCGCGGCGGATTGCGGCGGTGTGTCTGGGGTTGATGGGCGCGGCAATCATCCTGCGTCCGGGATTTCGCGAGGTCAGTCTGGGCCATCTTGCGATGCTGTTTGCCGCGGTGGTTTTTGCCGGATCTTACCTTTTGGCCAAGGTGCTGGCCGATGAAGTGCGGCCTGCGGTGGTGGTGGCCATGCTGTCGATCTTTGTCACGCTGGCGCTGGCCCCTTTTGCCTTGCCGGTTTGGGTCATGCCCACATTGCGCGAGGTTTTGATTCTCACGGCGGTCGCGGTGTTTGCCACGGCGGGGCATTATTCGATGACGCTGGCCTTTGCTGCCGCGCCCGTGACCGTGACCCAGCCTATCACGTTTTTGCAGCTGCTTTGGGCCACGTCCCTTGGGGTTTTGGCCTTTAACGAGCCGGTGGATATCTGGGTCATCGTAGGCGGTTTTGTCATTCTGGGATCGGTTACATTCATCACCTGGCGCGAGGCAATGCTGAAACGGCAGATCACTCCGAATGCGAATGCGACCAAGCTCTGA
- a CDS encoding LysE/ArgO family amino acid transporter, translating into MLTSFLPGFALSLTLILAIGAQNAFVLRQGLRRVHVFWVCLTCALSDAILIAGGVAGFGALAEAWPWFETVMRYGGAAFLIWYGYLNARAAWRGGVALEADGQGAGSLYKSLLTVLALTWLNPHVYLDTVVLIGSISAQYPDRLAFGIGATLASFCFFFSLGYGARLLGPLFAIPLSWRILDGLIAATMWGIAAKLLLM; encoded by the coding sequence GTGCTGACTTCTTTCCTTCCCGGCTTTGCCCTGAGCCTGACCCTCATTCTGGCGATTGGCGCACAGAACGCCTTTGTGCTGCGGCAAGGGCTGCGCCGTGTGCATGTGTTCTGGGTTTGCCTGACCTGTGCCCTGTCGGACGCCATTTTGATCGCGGGCGGGGTTGCAGGCTTTGGCGCATTGGCAGAAGCGTGGCCGTGGTTTGAGACCGTCATGCGCTATGGCGGCGCGGCCTTCCTGATCTGGTATGGCTACCTCAATGCCCGCGCGGCGTGGCGGGGCGGCGTGGCACTTGAGGCAGACGGGCAGGGCGCAGGGTCATTATACAAATCACTGCTGACGGTTCTGGCCCTGACGTGGCTGAACCCGCATGTCTATCTCGATACCGTTGTTTTGATCGGTTCGATCTCGGCGCAGTATCCCGACAGGCTGGCCTTTGGCATCGGTGCCACGCTCGCCAGCTTTTGTTTCTTCTTTTCGTTGGGATATGGCGCACGCCTTCTTGGCCCGCTGTTTGCGATCCCGCTCAGTTGGCGCATTCTTGACGGGCTGATCGCGGCAACGATGTGGGGCATTGCGGCAAAACTATTGTTGATGTGA
- a CDS encoding LysR family transcriptional regulator ArgP has protein sequence MPLDPTHLAALSAILRLGSFDAAAGALGVTPSAVSQRLKALEEQVGATLVHRSQPCRATTLGARLAKHAEDVALLEAQALGQTSAPRPRLRLAVPADALATWMIPALAAVPDLLFDVVIDDQDTADDWLRRGAVSAAITGHDRAAPGCDLLPLGAMRYIATASPQFMRSHFAKGVNAGSLSQAPMMVFNSKDQLQSRWITQVTDKRLHPPSHHLPSTHGFVDAALAGMGWGMNPEPLVRTHLAHGSLVALVKSAPLDVPLYWQCARVMAPALAPLTRAIENAARGHLHPTAG, from the coding sequence ATGCCTCTCGACCCCACGCACCTGGCCGCCCTATCCGCCATCCTAAGGCTTGGCAGTTTTGACGCGGCAGCAGGGGCGCTTGGGGTCACACCATCGGCGGTGTCGCAACGTCTCAAGGCGCTGGAAGAACAGGTCGGCGCCACATTGGTGCACCGCAGCCAACCCTGCCGCGCCACCACGCTGGGTGCCCGACTGGCCAAACATGCCGAAGATGTCGCTTTGCTGGAGGCGCAGGCACTCGGGCAAACCTCTGCGCCGCGCCCAAGGCTGCGCCTTGCGGTGCCGGCCGATGCATTGGCCACCTGGATGATACCGGCCTTGGCAGCGGTGCCGGATTTGCTGTTTGACGTGGTGATCGACGATCAGGACACTGCGGATGATTGGCTGCGCCGCGGTGCGGTCAGTGCAGCCATCACCGGACATGACCGCGCCGCGCCCGGCTGTGACCTGCTGCCGCTTGGCGCCATGCGATACATCGCGACGGCCAGCCCGCAATTCATGCGCAGCCATTTTGCAAAGGGCGTCAATGCCGGCAGCCTCTCCCAAGCACCGATGATGGTGTTCAACAGCAAAGACCAGTTGCAGTCGCGCTGGATCACGCAGGTGACGGACAAACGCCTGCACCCGCCCAGCCATCACCTTCCCTCCACCCACGGATTTGTCGATGCGGCCCTCGCGGGCATGGGGTGGGGCATGAATCCAGAGCCACTGGTACGGACACATCTGGCCCATGGCAGCCTTGTGGCGTTGGTCAAAAGCGCACCGCTTGACGTGCCGCTTTATTGGCAATGTGCGCGGGTGATGGCGCCTGCCCTCGCGCCACTCACCCGCGCAATCGAGAACGCGGCACGCGGCCACCTGCATCCCACCGCAGGTTGA
- a CDS encoding STAS/SEC14 domain-containing protein, translated as MLTITKPSDNRVDIELRGSLDADMMRKGLEDLLSMSEGVSGGRMLYTIPEFALPTLEALGVELTMLPKMFGLLGKYDKCAVLTDAGWIRTAAEVEGALMPGLTIKAFPLDGAAAAEAWLAA; from the coding sequence ATGCTCACCATCACCAAACCGTCGGACAACCGCGTTGATATCGAACTGCGCGGCTCACTGGATGCAGATATGATGCGCAAAGGTCTGGAGGATCTGTTGTCGATGTCCGAAGGGGTCTCGGGCGGCAGGATGCTTTATACGATACCGGAATTTGCACTGCCGACGCTGGAAGCTTTGGGCGTTGAATTGACCATGCTGCCCAAGATGTTTGGCCTGCTGGGCAAATACGACAAATGTGCGGTGCTGACTGATGCGGGTTGGATTCGCACGGCGGCCGAGGTCGAGGGCGCGTTGATGCCGGGTTTGACGATCAAGGCGTTTCCGCTTGATGGCGCTGCGGCGGCGGAGGCGTGGCTGGCGGCGTAA
- a CDS encoding YebC/PmpR family DNA-binding transcriptional regulator: MAGHSKWANIQHRKGRQDAQRSKLFSKLAKEITVAAKMGDPDPEKNPRLRMAVKEAKSQSVPKDVIERAIKKSQGGEGEDYEEIRYEGYGPNGVAVIVEAMTDNRNRTASTVRSTFTKNGGNLGETGSVGFMFDRKGEVTYPAEVGDNDTVMMAAIEAGAEDVESSEDGHVIYCADTDLNEVATALEAELGESESTKLVWRPTTTTEMDLESMEKLMKLVDALEDDDDVQRVTTNFEASDEVMSQL; the protein is encoded by the coding sequence ATGGCCGGCCACTCCAAATGGGCAAATATTCAACACCGCAAAGGGCGTCAGGACGCGCAGCGCTCCAAATTGTTCTCCAAACTGGCCAAGGAGATCACGGTCGCTGCCAAAATGGGCGACCCCGACCCTGAAAAGAACCCCCGTTTGCGGATGGCTGTCAAAGAGGCCAAGTCGCAGTCGGTGCCAAAGGACGTGATCGAACGCGCGATCAAGAAGTCTCAGGGCGGCGAGGGCGAGGATTACGAAGAAATCCGTTACGAGGGTTACGGTCCAAACGGCGTTGCCGTGATCGTCGAGGCGATGACAGACAACCGCAACCGCACCGCCTCTACCGTGCGCTCGACCTTTACCAAGAACGGCGGCAATCTGGGCGAGACCGGCAGCGTCGGGTTCATGTTCGATCGCAAAGGCGAAGTGACCTATCCCGCCGAAGTGGGTGACAATGACACCGTGATGATGGCCGCGATCGAGGCAGGCGCGGAAGACGTGGAAAGCTCTGAGGACGGGCATGTGATCTATTGCGCGGACACGGATCTCAATGAAGTGGCAACCGCGCTGGAAGCGGAACTGGGCGAATCTGAATCGACCAAACTGGTCTGGCGTCCAACCACCACCACGGAAATGGATCTGGAAAGCATGGAAAAGCTGATGAAGCTGGTCGATGCGCTTGAAGACGATGACGACGTGCAGCGGGTGACAACCAACTTTGAAGCCTCTGATGAGGTCATGTCGCAGCTCTGA
- a CDS encoding SLC13 family permease, with translation MSTDQIILFCLFGAVFGLLLWGRFRYDIVAFSALMVGVVLGVVPTKNAFDGFGHPATLVVALVLVVSAGLVRSGAVLLITRTLVDASRSLGAHITLMGAVGGILSAFMNNVAALALLMPVDIQTARKAGRQPGLSLMPLSFATILGGMVTLIGTPPNIIIASIRQDALGEPFRMFDFAPVGGVAAIAGLIFVALIGWRLIPARDDASIGESDLAQYIAELTVPEGSKHIGKRLAELTEIAEKSDVAILGLIRDGKRRYGQARNVALNAGDALVLEAAPDALDEFRSTLDLALSDTDREERLKAGGEGVEIIEVVVQENSRLNGRTAQAVGLAWRQRTILLGISRQGRKITSHLRGTQLRTGDILLLLVPRDTAAHVTDWLGVLPLADRGLAVTENSKVWLAIGLFAAAVAAASVGLIYLPIALGLVVVAYVLAKIVPLSELYTHIEWPVVVLLGSMIPLGAALETSGGTELIAGALVGLTEGMAPWIVLTVLMVVTMTLSDVLNNTATTIVAAPVGIQMAQTLGVSPDPFLMAVAVAASSAFLTPIGHKNNTLILGPGGYSFGDYWRMGLPLEIIVVAVSIPAILVFWPL, from the coding sequence ATGAGTACCGATCAGATTATCCTGTTTTGCCTGTTTGGCGCTGTCTTTGGCCTGCTGCTTTGGGGGCGGTTTCGATATGACATCGTGGCCTTTTCGGCACTGATGGTCGGTGTGGTTCTGGGCGTCGTGCCAACAAAGAACGCTTTTGACGGGTTTGGCCATCCCGCCACTTTGGTGGTGGCGCTTGTGCTTGTGGTCTCCGCCGGTTTGGTGCGCTCGGGCGCGGTGCTGTTGATCACCCGCACCTTGGTCGATGCCTCGCGGTCTTTGGGGGCACATATCACCCTGATGGGCGCGGTGGGCGGTATCCTGTCGGCCTTTATGAACAACGTGGCTGCGCTGGCGCTGCTGATGCCCGTGGACATCCAAACCGCCCGCAAGGCCGGACGCCAACCGGGGCTGAGCCTGATGCCGCTCAGCTTTGCCACGATTCTTGGCGGTATGGTTACGTTGATCGGAACACCGCCCAACATTATCATCGCCTCGATCCGGCAGGATGCCTTGGGAGAGCCCTTCAGGATGTTTGATTTTGCCCCCGTGGGCGGGGTCGCCGCGATTGCCGGTTTGATCTTTGTGGCGCTCATCGGCTGGCGGCTGATCCCTGCCCGCGATGATGCCAGCATTGGCGAAAGCGATCTGGCGCAATACATCGCCGAACTGACCGTGCCGGAGGGCAGCAAACACATCGGCAAACGTCTGGCCGAACTGACTGAGATCGCCGAAAAATCGGATGTCGCGATCCTTGGATTGATCCGTGATGGCAAGCGCCGATATGGGCAGGCCCGCAACGTCGCGCTGAATGCCGGGGATGCTTTGGTGCTGGAAGCGGCCCCCGATGCCCTCGACGAATTTCGCAGCACGCTGGATCTGGCCCTGTCCGACACGGACCGCGAAGAACGCTTGAAAGCTGGCGGAGAAGGCGTTGAAATCATTGAAGTTGTGGTGCAGGAAAACTCCCGCCTGAACGGGCGCACCGCACAGGCCGTGGGGCTGGCGTGGCGGCAACGCACGATCCTGCTGGGCATCTCAAGACAGGGGCGCAAGATCACCTCGCATCTGCGCGGCACACAGCTCCGGACCGGGGATATCCTGCTGCTGTTGGTGCCCCGAGACACCGCCGCCCATGTCACGGATTGGCTGGGCGTGCTGCCGCTTGCAGATCGCGGATTGGCCGTCACCGAAAACTCAAAGGTCTGGCTTGCCATCGGGCTGTTCGCCGCTGCCGTGGCCGCCGCCAGCGTGGGACTGATCTATTTGCCCATCGCGCTGGGACTGGTGGTGGTGGCCTATGTTCTGGCCAAGATCGTGCCGCTGTCCGAACTTTACACCCATATCGAATGGCCGGTTGTGGTGCTGTTGGGGTCGATGATCCCGCTGGGCGCTGCTTTGGAAACATCGGGCGGCACCGAATTGATCGCGGGCGCCCTTGTCGGTCTGACCGAAGGCATGGCGCCATGGATTGTGCTGACGGTTCTGATGGTGGTGACGATGACCCTCTCGGACGTGCTTAACAACACCGCCACCACAATCGTTGCAGCCCCCGTCGGTATCCAGATGGCGCAGACCCTCGGGGTGTCGCCGGACCCGTTTTTGATGGCAGTTGCGGTTGCGGCGTCGTCAGCATTCCTCACGCCCATCGGCCATAAAAACAACACGCTGATCCTTGGGCCGGGCGGCTATTCCTTTGGGGATTATTGGCGCATGGGCCTGCCGCTTGAGATCATTGTCGTTGCGGTCTCCATCCCAGCGATCCTGGTGTTCTGGCCGCTGTAG
- a CDS encoding bile acid:sodium symporter family protein, whose product MDILINVVLPLSLAIIMLSLGIGLSIADFARVAQRPKAFSIGAISQVVMLPIVAYACVRAFGLSGELAVGLMLLSLCPGGVTSNMVSKLARGDVALSVSLTAVVSLLSILTVPVLAAWAVQHFMGDAAPDVSVTTLAFAMFLITTLPVGIGVAIRHAAPSFADRIDGGLSLLATVLFVLIVVAALAGNWALFVENLPRLGPALITLNVVLMALGLALAALAGLAWQARKTISIETGIQNATLGITLAAIISGQSEGFSTMALPSAVYGITMYLVALPFVAWFRNR is encoded by the coding sequence ATGGATATCCTGATCAACGTCGTGCTGCCACTGTCACTGGCGATCATCATGCTGAGCCTCGGCATCGGCCTGAGCATTGCTGATTTTGCCCGCGTGGCGCAAAGGCCCAAAGCGTTTTCCATCGGTGCGATCAGCCAGGTGGTAATGTTGCCCATAGTCGCCTATGCCTGCGTGCGGGCCTTCGGGCTGAGCGGAGAACTGGCAGTTGGCCTGATGCTCTTGTCCCTCTGCCCCGGCGGCGTGACCTCCAATATGGTCAGCAAACTGGCCCGCGGCGATGTGGCCCTCTCGGTGTCTTTGACGGCTGTCGTATCCTTGTTGTCGATCCTGACGGTGCCGGTTCTGGCGGCCTGGGCGGTGCAGCATTTCATGGGCGATGCCGCGCCGGATGTATCCGTGACCACGCTGGCCTTTGCGATGTTCCTGATCACCACCCTGCCCGTGGGCATTGGCGTTGCCATCCGGCACGCTGCGCCAAGCTTTGCAGACCGGATTGATGGCGGCCTGTCCTTGCTGGCCACAGTCCTGTTTGTCCTGATTGTCGTCGCCGCCTTGGCCGGAAACTGGGCGCTTTTTGTCGAAAACCTGCCCCGGCTCGGACCCGCTTTGATCACGTTGAACGTGGTTCTAATGGCGCTGGGTCTGGCGCTGGCCGCACTTGCCGGGTTGGCATGGCAAGCGCGCAAAACCATTTCCATCGAAACAGGCATCCAGAACGCCACATTGGGCATCACCCTCGCCGCGATCATCTCGGGCCAGTCCGAAGGGTTCAGTACCATGGCGCTGCCCTCCGCCGTGTATGGGATCACCATGTATCTGGTGGCATTGCCGTTTGTCGCATGGTTCCGCAACCGCTAA